Proteins found in one Mytilus edulis chromosome 2, xbMytEdul2.2, whole genome shotgun sequence genomic segment:
- the LOC139512264 gene encoding vitelline membrane outer layer protein 1 homolog has product MKLYTIVLISKLILQNASLFVGKYQKREENFIIESNKKIRLVNLTSVGRMSQSQCANVCLQNSDNCCEITYASSTRECKLGQSGCCHTIFDDMSGSNLLHTSRKYGEYTKILFVSNGGVLGEWADEEYCTKGHYAIGYKMKIEGPHETDNTELNAIEIICGSRGSDRCGDKASSGQQQWGDWTWEALCPANTFLTSFSLQVQRYSDESRDNTGANHVKFKCRNFKDSGSDFDLGYLPGYGPYGSYGEWSDACPVNSAICGIKTKIQSHQEHEDDTALNDVKFFCCD; this is encoded by the exons atgaaattatatacaatcgttttgatatcaaaattaattttacaaaatgcaAGTTTATTTGTTGGGAAGTATCAGAAAAGAGAGGAAAACTTTATAATAGAGAGCAATAAGAAAATACGGTTAGTGAATCTAACGTCAGTAGGGAGAATGTCGCAAAGCCAGTGTGCAAACGTCTGTTTGCAAAACAGTGACAACTGCTGTGAGATAACTTATGCTTCCTCGACTCGAGAATGTAAACTCGGACAGTCTGGTTGTTGTCATACGATTTTTGATGACATGTCTGGTTCAAACCTCCTACACACCAGCCGCAAATATGGCG aatATACTAAGATCTTGTTTGTTTCGAATGGTGGAGTTTTGGGTGAATGGGCAGATGAAGAGTATTGTACAAAAGGTCATTACGCAATTGGTTACAAAATGAAG ATTGAAGGGCCGCATGAAACAGATAATACAGAATTGAACGCTATTGAAATAATATGTGGCAGTAGAGGAAGTGATCGCTGTGGTGATAAAGCAAGTTCTGGTCAGCAACAATGGGGAGATTGGACTTGGGAAGCACTTTGTCCAGCTAACACCTTTCTGACCTCTTTCTCTCTACAAGTACAGAGATACAGT GACGAAAGTAGGGATAACACGGGTGCCAACCATGTCAAATTCAAATGCAGAAATTTCAAAGACAGTGGGAGCGACTTCGACCTAGGCTATCTACCTGGGTATGGACCATATGGCTCTTACGGCGAGTGGAGTGATGCCTGTCCAGTGAACAGTGCCATATGTGGTATAAAAACCAAGATCCAATCACACCAAGAACATGAAGACGATACCGCACTTAATGATGTTAAATTCTTTTGTTGTGATTAA